Part of the Sorghum bicolor cultivar BTx623 chromosome 1, Sorghum_bicolor_NCBIv3, whole genome shotgun sequence genome, ACATTTTTTCACTGACATGTGCTCATACTTTTGTTGAAGCCTTGTTTGATCAACCGCTCATTCTACTGACTTAACTAGAAAAAGGAAATTACAGCTACTGGTTCAGATGGCAATCAGGAAGCAAAAGTTGCAAGAGTTTATGGTTCCATTTTTAGATGGATTTAGAGCAAATAATTTTTTTGAGCGTTGCAGTTATTAACATCTACATTATCACAAACCAATTAAAAGGAGAACTGTCTGCACTGGAACTGGAAACATATTAGCGTTGCAGAATTTACCTTCGCATCTGAATTTTGACCATTTGCCTTTGCCCCTTCCCGGGTTTCAAGGGATCTTCTCAGTTTCAGCACCTGAGAAGCAAGGTTGTCTTTCTCAGACTCCTTCTTGGACAGCAAAGTCTTCAAGTTGTCGCACTGGAGTTTCAGTGACCCAATATCTATTTGCAGCTTTCCAATTGTCTCCTCCTTCTCGTTCTTCAAACGTTTTAAATTGTGTAGTTCGTCCAAATGCATCTTCACTTGGTCCTTGAGGGATACAAGCTCTTTATTTAGTGAAGTAATCTCAGCAGTTTTGTCTTGCAATTGCATGTCCTTTTCACTAATTCCAGCTAACTCCTTATCTTTCTGCTCATTCTTTTCGAAGAGCTCGTTTCTCTCACTGGATAGCTTGTCAATCTTGGCATTGAGTAGGTCAATTTCTTCTGACAGAGCATTCATCCTTGCTTCATCACATCTTTTTTGGCTATGGAACTCGTCACTCTTGCTTTTGAGCTCCATCAGTAGCCTGTCTATCTCCTTTGACTTGAAATCCACTAGGGTTATTAACTGTTGGACCTTTACCCGGTGCTGATCCTGAACTGATCCGAGATCTCCTTGAGCCTTCTGCAGTAACTCTTCCAACTGGCTCTTCTGCAGCTGCAGCTCCGCCACCTCTTTCCTTGCTTGCACAAGGTGTCGTTCGTTTGCACTGAAAGCAGAAGATACCTGTGAAGACAACACCTTGAATTCCTCCTGAAGTCGTTCTGCAGTAGTTGCATTATTCCATCTTATCTTCCTCAGAGAATCCTCAGCCTTAATGGCCCGTTGCTCTTGTTCCACCTTTGCGCTCATTATTTCTGCTATGTCAGCCTCAAACTTTTTAGCCTGTGTCTGGAGTTCATTATCCAAGCTCTCAACATTGGCCTCAAGATCACTTATAATAGACAAATGAGCTGAACACTCATATTGCATCCTTAGCTGCTCTCTGAGTTGTGTTTGCTCCAGCCTTGTAGATATGTCATGGTTCTCTTGCTTTAGAATCTCATAATCAAGTGCAAGTTGCTCCATCTGCATCTCGATATCCTCACGATCTTTCTTGTACAACTCAATTTCATTGCTCAACTCAAGGATTTTCTTTTCAAGCTCAGAGGTAGAGATGTCATCACGCTTCTTTGCTAGTGCATCTAGCATAAGCTCATCTTCCTTCTCTTGGTATGAACTCGATTCAGATAAGGCTATTTTGTGTCCAGAATTGTGCACATTTGACAGTGCATGCTCATATTCTGCCTCCTGCGGATCATCCCGTGTATCCTCTTGCAAAATGGAAATCTCTCTGTTCTTTTGCTCCAACATCTCATCAAGATCTTTCACAGCCAGAAGCAGCTCAGAGTTGGATTCCTGCATCTTTTGCAGTTGTAGACGAAGATCCGCATTTAGATTCTTCTCATGACTCAGATCTTGCTTCAGTTCTTCAATCTGTGACCATGGGTCATCCCCATCTGAGAGCCGTTTCCCTGAGCCATTTGAATCATGGATAGTCTTCCTTGCCCCTCTAAGTCCTTCACATTCTCTTCTGAGTGCATCCCTCTCCTCCCTCAGGCTGCTCATCTCCTTGGAGAGATCTTGCCCACGCCGACTCTCCTTCACAATCTGCTTTCGGAGAGTCTGCAACTCCATATCTGAGACATCCAATTTCCTGGTTAAAGTGGCTACCTCACTTCTTAGCTTCTCCACGTCATCATCTTCCCCTCTTAACCCTGCCTCGCCAGAATTGCTCGTTGACCCATCCGTACTAGCATCAGGAGCTGAGCTTCCTGACCAGTCACCGGAACTGGTCAATGGGTTTCCCACGGTGCCATTGTTGGCAAATGGAGAGAGAGCATTGCTACTATCCTGAAGAAATGAGTTGTGCATGCTTGCGCTAATCTTGGGGGTATATCTCCCAGAACTTCCATCTGAACCAGACACCGAGACGGCATCGAAACTGCTGCCATTGTGGAGATGGCCCACTGGGTCAACAGATGTAGGCACATTTCTTCTTGATGGAAACCTCATGCCTGGAGGTTTTCTTATCAACAACCCATCCTGTACAAGGGAGATATCAACCAtcaggagaagacaagaaaaatCAAATCACATACAGCATGCGGTTGTTCAGTTCTAAAATGTTCCCATCTACAGTCTACAGGCATGATAAATCAGATCTCAAACAAAAAGCGACATACAGCTTATTATCATTCAGATATAAATATAACTTAGGCTCcctttgcccctttttattttgcaGTGCTCTTTGTATGCCAAAAGCCCTCTTTCTTAGCAATCACAAGATGAAACAAAGCAACCCAATGATGATGAATCCAAACGAGGAAAAGCTCTAAAGAATTCCCCAAAGACCCACTTACTTGCACAGGACTCATCGCATCCGTGGCCGCTCTAGCCTTCTCGCCGTCCTCGTCCTCAAATCGGCTAAGCTGGTTCTGCAGCGTCGTTCTCCTCTGTGGCGTCTTTGGCACCGGCGAGGCGTCGCCGTTCTCGCTGTTACCACCGGGAGGACAACAAGAATCAGTAACCAAGCAATGCCCCAACCAAGCGAATGCTTAAGACCCAAACCACAATGCAGTAGCAATGACTATAAATCTGGTTGAGATGGCTCAATCTCTAAGGCTCAAATAACAATGCAGCGGCGGCAATGGCTAAATCTGGCTGTGGTGAGACTATCCTTAAAGCTGAAACAAACAACAATGAGGCAGAGATGTGTGCGTAGATTAATCCACCACCCAACGACGCACCTCACGTCGTCTCCGCACCCACCGGCGCCACCCACCACCCGCTGGATGGTCACCTGTCACAGGAAGCGAAGCACCAGCGAAACATCAAAATCAGACAGACCGCGAGCACGTCGCCGTCGCAGGTCACAAGAAAACGGCACGACCCTTTAAGGGATGCGAGGGAAGGGAGGTGGGGAAGAGAGAGCAGAGATGGTGATGCTCACGTGCAGCAGCGCGCCGGGGCTGCCCTTGAGCGGGAGCGTCACCGCCGACGGCTTCAACGCGTCGGCGTACTCCGCCAGGTTCACCGTGGCCTCCCCCAGCAGCGCCGCCTTGCTCGACCCCTGCACCGACAGCATTGCCCGAGTCAAGATCGATACCGGAACCACCGCCGTCGGTTAATCGCGAATTAGTtgagcggcgggcggcggcggcaggtcgCTTACGGTCTCGTAGACGAGGAACTGGTAGATCTTGTCCTTGCCGGCGGGGAGCTTGGTGGCCTCCATAATAGGGGCCGCCCACCGGCACGCGCCGTCGGTGACCTCCGCGGGCTCCGACCGCGccgtcggccggccggcgtcCTGCGGCGTCACCACCACCATCATTGCCTCCCATCCCAGCTCGGGCACCTGCGGCAAGAACCAACCACGCCACTCCCGTCACGCGTCAATCAACAACAAAATTAAATCCGGAGCTCTGCTTCAGGGCTACGGAGCCGTGCCTGCGTGGCGTGGAACTGCAGCTTGAACACGGCCTTGGCCTTgccaccgcctccgccgccgccgccgcgccaccGCGACTTGAACATGTCGGCGTCGCCGCGCTAGGTCGGTCGGTCGGTCGGTCGGTCCCGGAACAGAAGGCTCTGCAAGAACGACCTCCGGTCCGGCCCCCCTTCGCCTcgcccgctgccgctgccgctgggcCAGCTAGCTACTCCTCCACGGGAGCGTCCACCGGTGGCGGCATTGCAATGCCGCGCGCGGAAGAAGCCACCGGGCCGCGTGACGCCACCAGGGTCGGTGGTGTGAGGTGCCGATGCGGTGGTGTGAGGTGCTGGTGGTGGTTAGTTGGAGCGCCCCGaagaccaccaccaccgccacatGGTGGCAGAGCAAGCATAGAGCGTGAAGGGGAAGTGGGCGAGTGAGGGCGAGGCCACTACTGCAGCTGCAAGCGAAGCGAGGCACCACCGAGCAGGCAGGCTTTGGGCAAAGGCACGCACGCAGCCAGCAACAAGGCCGATGCAGTGGACACTGGTggtggtagtagtagtagtagtagatctagtgtgtgagagagagagagatcagaaGAACTTTCTCTCTCTACAGCTCTGCTTTTCCTCTcacgcgctctctctctctctctctgattgGGGGGGGGTTAAGTgggctagagagagagagaggaaatgTAGTGAGAGAAGGTTGTGATGAAGAGAGGCTATAAAACGGAGGTCAATTGTTTGGGGGAAAAGAGAAATCGAATTGATTTTCTTGGGTAGCAGTAGAGGCGTAGTACAGCTGGGGAGCGAGGGCGATTGGGGTCTGGTGGAGAagtgatggattataaaatctGAGCCTCCGGCTGCTGCAGCGTTGCTATGGATGGAGGAGTATGCTGTTGCTGCCTGCTGGAGTGTGTAGTAGCTACTGTGCGGCGCCATTGCTTGAGCCTCAGAACTagagatgaaaacggatcggatacggacggatatcactgatatcatatttgttttcatatttctggtcggattcggattcgaatacggataatatcaaccatgtcggataagatatgattggatatcgacatcacaaatatacgatttaagtattcggatacggatacggtatcggatgttgaatattcggactcggatacggacagatctaaactcctctaaacgaattcggtctcgaatacggtcggaaaatatccgtaccgttttcatccctactcacAACTTCTGCAGCGACCGGCTGCATCTGTGCCGTGTGGGCCTGGGGATGGCAGTTGCTCCTCTGCCTCTGATGTGGGATATTCCTATTATTtttttcgcaaaaaaaaattgttttggAGTTCTGCGTCACTGCGTGTTGGATAACAGTACTTGTTGGATTTGGATCCATGGAGATGGGATATGGAGCCATGGAGGCAGGAGAGAACCATGGCATGTGATGAGAGCAACTTACTTGAGACCAAAGTTTCTTACCCGTTAGTCGTTACTGATGTTCTACCGTTGGGCGATGGACCATTTGGGTTTTGGTTGTATGCGGAGGTAAATTTCTAGCGGCTAGTGCGCGAGAGTGAGCGCATGATGAGAGGGAAGCTCTACTTAATGTTTAACATTAACATTTGGTTGAAGGGAAATGTGGCGAGTGGTtgagtgaggccttgtttagatacacacgAAAACTCAAAACTTCACAAAATTCcacatcacatcaaattttgcggcacatgcatggaacattaaatatagataaaaaagataactattgcatagtttacctgtaaatcacgagacgaatcttttaagcctagttgcttcatgattgaataatgtttgtcaaataaaaataaaagtgctacaaggtcaaaaagcaaaaagtttttagatctaaacaaggcctgacctACATTTCCTCAAAATAGCGAGAGGTagagaaaaaaaattgtaaagttTATGGAGAGTATATATTAAGCAAAGGATTGGATGATAAAATGATTTATTCTTAGACTGAATATTTGTTGCGGACTGAGTTGTCTGCTATACCAGTATGACGTAgtgactatggccttgtttagttgaccacaaaaaccaaaaagttttcacgattctccgtcacattaaatctttcaacacatacatgaagcattaaatatagacaaaaataaaaactaattacacaatttatctgtaaatcacgagacgaatcttttgatcctagttagtccataattggacaatattttgtCGAAGGCCTTGTCtggaatatgaaaaaaaaaatttgttgaccggagaccagccatatataggtcttgtttagatgcgaaaagattttggatttcgctactgtagcactttcgtttgtttgtggcaaataggATTTTTTTCATATTCCAGACAAGGCCTTCGACTGCTAGTTAGTCCTATTcttgtcttttttttcttttataaacTAATTTGTATAAATTTTCTATGATTCGTGTGAAAGTCTTGTCCTAAAGAGATGTAAATTCTTCACATGATTTCATTTGCGGCAACAAAGAGAGCACCCCAACAGAATTTTGTGTTCAAGCATATATGCTTATGAATTCAAGTTAAAATATTTTATGACCATATTGAATACGTCTTTATTTGATAAGGATATATAATATGTTTGGCCGAGCTTAAGATTTTTGTAGAACCACATTATAGATCATGGTAAAAGGATCTCACCACCGACGTCACCTTTAAGAGTCTCTTTGTTAGGGCTCCTTTCCGACTCTAGCTCTGGCTCCTCCAGAAAAGCCACGCCAAACGTTTTTAGAGAACCCGTTTTTAAGTAAAAAAAACACAGGAGCTGAAGTCATTTTGGCGAAGTCACAAatggtaataataataataataataataataataataataataataataataataataataacaataacaataataataataataataataataataataataataataataataataataataataataataataataataataataataataataataataataataatataaacgGGCTTTGCACCAAGGTGGAAAAAGGAGAACAGAAACATACCTAAAGTTTAACGTTAGTTTGAGCTATAATTTACATAGAGCCACTGGTTAGCTGTATTGTCATtattattaggccttgtttagttcgcaaaatttttcgttTTTAGGTaccgtagcatttcgtttttatttgacaaatattgtccaatcacggagtaactaggctcaa contains:
- the LOC8067074 gene encoding myosin-7; amino-acid sequence: MFKSRWRGGGGGGGGKAKAVFKLQFHATQVPELGWEAMMVVVTPQDAGRPTARSEPAEVTDGACRWAAPIMEATKLPAGKDKIYQFLVYETGSSKAALLGEATVNLAEYADALKPSAVTLPLKGSPGALLHVTIQRVVGGAGGCGDDVSENGDASPVPKTPQRRTTLQNQLSRFEDEDGEKARAATDAMSPVQDGLLIRKPPGMRFPSRRNVPTSVDPVGHLHNGSSFDAVSVSGSDGSSGRYTPKISASMHNSFLQDSSNALSPFANNGTVGNPLTSSGDWSGSSAPDASTDGSTSNSGEAGLRGEDDDVEKLRSEVATLTRKLDVSDMELQTLRKQIVKESRRGQDLSKEMSSLREERDALRRECEGLRGARKTIHDSNGSGKRLSDGDDPWSQIEELKQDLSHEKNLNADLRLQLQKMQESNSELLLAVKDLDEMLEQKNREISILQEDTRDDPQEAEYEHALSNVHNSGHKIALSESSSYQEKEDELMLDALAKKRDDISTSELEKKILELSNEIELYKKDREDIEMQMEQLALDYEILKQENHDISTRLEQTQLREQLRMQYECSAHLSIISDLEANVESLDNELQTQAKKFEADIAEIMSAKVEQEQRAIKAEDSLRKIRWNNATTAERLQEEFKVLSSQVSSAFSANERHLVQARKEVAELQLQKSQLEELLQKAQGDLGSVQDQHRVKVQQLITLVDFKSKEIDRLLMELKSKSDEFHSQKRCDEARMNALSEEIDLLNAKIDKLSSERNELFEKNEQKDKELAGISEKDMQLQDKTAEITSLNKELVSLKDQVKMHLDELHNLKRLKNEKEETIGKLQIDIGSLKLQCDNLKTLLSKKESEKDNLASQVLKLRRSLETREGAKANGQNSDAKDNQHTNNKRTKHNTGSTGSTTALPSTNRQGDCNGLDMSNAADQSAKELASLKERNKAMEEELKELHERYSGISLKFAEVEGERQQLVMTVRSLKNSLR